A stretch of Sulfitobacter sp. THAF37 DNA encodes these proteins:
- a CDS encoding DUF427 domain-containing protein, giving the protein MADHIKITKAEGTWSVRAGGAVLGETDNALELAEGDYGPVIYFPREDIAMAFLDQTDRSSHCPHKGDAVYYSVVTKSRTLENAAWSYEDPKGAVARIKDHLAFYPLDEITVEQI; this is encoded by the coding sequence ATGGCAGACCATATCAAGATCACCAAGGCGGAAGGTACCTGGAGCGTGCGTGCCGGTGGCGCCGTGCTGGGCGAGACCGACAATGCGCTGGAACTGGCCGAAGGCGACTACGGCCCGGTCATCTACTTCCCCCGCGAGGACATCGCGATGGCGTTCCTCGACCAGACCGACCGCAGCTCGCACTGCCCGCACAAGGGCGATGCGGTCTATTATTCCGTTGTGACCAAAAGCCGGACATTGGAAAACGCGGCCTGGTCCTACGAAGACCCCAAGGGGGCGGTGGCCAGGATCAAGGATCACCTGGCCTTCTATCCGCTGGACGAGATCACCGTCGAACAGATCTGA
- a CDS encoding NAD(P)H-dependent oxidoreductase, translated as MTGQTIQTLINTFTPTGGDVDALLELQRDEIEKLREKATETGWLGNALYRAADGSRLVIVTSFRSKEAKEKWAGSPEFAAHLKRIEPLVAHVDSMPVSMVGAFSGRREDPSLRLAVITGSTRDGRFADKPASWIARKAVQRGFDVQEIDLRDVNLPFFGDPPATDVQRQAVDSFRARIAEFDAYLFTVAEYNHGPTAVLKNALDHAEWRRKPAGLIGYGGVGGARAVEHVRGIAAELEMVSMQTAVHINFADYLTVSKGEKQLSDFAHLDRSADKMLDQLLWWGRSLRTARSALSDGQVGA; from the coding sequence ATGACAGGCCAAACCATTCAGACACTGATAAACACGTTCACACCGACAGGCGGCGACGTCGACGCACTGCTGGAATTGCAGCGCGATGAGATCGAGAAACTGCGCGAGAAGGCCACAGAGACCGGCTGGCTTGGCAACGCGCTATACCGCGCGGCGGACGGCAGTCGGCTGGTGATCGTCACCAGTTTCCGCTCGAAAGAGGCCAAGGAGAAATGGGCAGGATCACCGGAATTCGCCGCGCACCTGAAACGGATCGAACCCCTGGTCGCGCATGTCGATTCAATGCCGGTGTCGATGGTTGGCGCGTTCAGCGGTCGTCGCGAAGACCCTTCGCTTCGCCTCGCGGTGATCACCGGCAGCACCCGTGACGGCCGGTTCGCCGACAAACCCGCAAGCTGGATCGCTCGGAAGGCGGTTCAACGCGGCTTCGATGTGCAAGAGATCGACCTGCGCGATGTAAACTTGCCGTTTTTCGGCGACCCGCCAGCGACTGATGTGCAACGCCAGGCGGTCGACAGCTTCCGTGCCCGCATCGCCGAATTCGACGCCTATCTGTTCACGGTCGCCGAATATAATCACGGACCCACCGCCGTTCTGAAGAATGCGCTGGATCACGCGGAATGGCGACGCAAACCAGCGGGGCTGATCGGATACGGTGGCGTTGGCGGGGCACGGGCGGTGGAACATGTCAGGGGCATCGCCGCAGAGCTGGAGATGGTATCGATGCAGACCGCGGTTCACATCAATTTCGCCGATTACCTGACGGTTTCCAAAGGCGAAAAGCAACTGTCGGATTTCGCCCATCTGGATAGATCGGCAGACAAGATGCTGGACCAGCTGCTGTGGTGGGGGCGCAGCCTCCGCACGGCGCGCTCGGCGCTTTCTGATGGACAGGTTGGTGCCTGA
- a CDS encoding helix-turn-helix domain-containing protein has translation MQVSAAPPDPSDPMHADCPGREVFKLITGRWTLLVLWSLKSGPVRFHRIRDAVEGISERVLSSTLKDLCRHGLIDRHVDPSVPPKVSYSLTQIGEGLLDVMGQLTGWIARELQNIDAAKRQYDEDR, from the coding sequence ATGCAAGTAAGTGCTGCGCCCCCAGATCCGTCTGATCCGATGCATGCCGATTGCCCCGGTCGCGAGGTGTTCAAGCTCATTACGGGCCGTTGGACCTTGCTGGTCCTATGGTCGTTGAAATCGGGCCCTGTCCGGTTTCATCGCATTCGGGATGCGGTCGAGGGCATCAGCGAAAGGGTACTGTCGAGTACGCTCAAGGATCTTTGCCGTCACGGCCTGATCGACCGTCATGTCGACCCAAGCGTGCCGCCAAAGGTCAGTTACAGCCTCACGCAGATCGGGGAAGGTCTGCTTGACGTCATGGGGCAGCTGACAGGCTGGATTGCCCGCGAGCTGCAGAATATCGACGCGGCGAAACGGCAATATGACGAAGACCGGTAG